A window of Xenopus laevis strain J_2021 chromosome 1L, Xenopus_laevis_v10.1, whole genome shotgun sequence genomic DNA:
caagtggaatatactgacaagtatatttattaagcagcattttaaagacttcccatttttgttctgtgtttaaccctggtgaaaagcatttcccacttaatatgttgcagagatgcccttatactgtcaaagtttgcacgtctgaaatttagtgttttagttactcccttatagaattgcttctgcaacagaatctcaaaggagaccatgttatgatcactattccctaaatgctcacccacacaaatgttagagatgagatcagtattgttagttattacaaggtccaaaagagagttattcctagtaggttcttgaacgagctggaataaaaagttgtcatttagcatatttacaaacctactagctttttctgtcttagcaaccccattaccccagtcaatgtctggacaattgaagtcacccatagcaacaacttgacccagctgtgaagccgcttgtatctgcaagagtagctgggcttcatactcgacacttatacgaggtggtttatagcatacaccaatgataattctttttgttaccttttgcccagtcaaaatctctacccagagtgattctacaccctcaccagtgccagctatttttatttctttagcgcatggctttaattcaggctttacatacaaacacactcctccaccctttttaatccctctgtccctcctaaaaagggtgtaaccatttaaattcacaatccagtcacatgtttcatcccaccaggtctcagtgataccaattatatcataatttttagagcatgcaattaattctaggtctcccattttacctgacaaactccttgcatttgccagcatacagcggaggttactacttttacttttgaattttgcatttctactccaaactacccaatTAAAGTTACAGGGTTTTCTAAAACATTCTGACATTTTTGAAAGATCACCCCAAGGCTTCCATTTGCAGCATTTTATCTCGCACATTATTAGATATGAAGATACATCACCCTAAGTTTGAAGGCATGAGGTctcactgaacaatttgatgcccaagaAAGTCACCCCATATGAGCTATCATTTCTGTTCtagctactgcaaaatcaacacactTACTGCAATTACACATTTACTGCCACATAGTGTGTTAACCCTAGAAAGtcctatatttttggaaagtacacattcaccgaaatccaaaatggataaatatCTTTCTACTTCAAAGTACCAACCCtcaaacccttcctaaatttgttggttttgatgaaatttctgaaaatcacctaaaagcTTACCCTTTGAAGCATCTTATCCACCACATATCACTAGCTACCAAGATAAATCAAGCTAAATATGAAGGAAAggccactgaacagtttgatgcccaatgtgtataGGTATACCTAAGTATGTGACATACAGGGGCCCAAAAATGTACCTTGTGCATACTAATTTGATGTCTTAACTTTACATTCATAAACACAGATATTCTGAAGAATTAAGCATGGGTAAATTACCAAAGTGCCAAACTTAATTTAAAGTTGTTGATTTTTATGAGATTTTTGAAAAATCACCTCACCTGCAATTTGCCACATTCATATCACAGAATTTTTAATATACAAAGACAGATCACCTTAAATATGGACGCCagtggtctactgaacactttgatgctcaatatgcatagagaTAACAAAGTGTGGctatgtacggaccccaaatgaaaattttcttggctgccaattcatCTGCTGCAAATAGagcccccagaaaaccatatttgGAAAGTAcggattctgacgaatccaacatgggtaaagacatctttctacaccaaactatcaaactgcaaagcttttcttaaAGTAGAGGTTTTATGACATTCATGgctaaaaaatttagcaatttgagGCGTTTATCTGTGTTTTATGTACAAagctaaatatgaacaccagaggtctactgaacagtttgatgcccaatatgcatagatttaccaaagtgcTTGATATTTACATACCCCAAATGAAATAAGtggatatgaattttcacgcctGCCAACTCGGCTGCGTAAATACCAGCCCCCTGACTTTGTATCATGTGTTGTAAGACCACCGAACGTACAAGGACCTCCAGAAAAACTGACTAATTCAACAAGGGAAAAGACGCCTTTCCATACCAAAATGGCAAAGCTATGCTAATACATAAGGAGCAATAATGCAGggaaaaaattgcaataaaatcataaaaattgtgcaaatcgaTGAAATAAAATAACTGGTCCAACAGAGTAATTGCTGGCCAATGTAgacttttaagttaaaaaaaaaaaaaaaaaaaaaatctgagtttcttgtgtatacatgtgtacacttctaaaagttgtgtgagtgtatataagtatacaaaaaagaaaaaggaatctttactaaaatgtgtgtgtaaagctggccatagacgcaaagatccgatcgtacaaatcgtacgattttcggaccgtgtgtggagagtaccGTCATTTTATGTCCCATGGAGATCggacgatcggccaggttaaaagatttctgtcggctgccgataatatctctgcatgtgttgctgattgtacgattttcagtgggagaccgtcaccagctttgtcggacataaactttcgtatggttgctgtcagaggtagaacattggctaatctgtttttactactttatttaaactgaaggttagtggcaggtcgggagatatgGAAGTTCGAGGAttccaacgatcggatctttacgtctatggccagcttaagagtgtataaatgtatgtaaatataggCGTGGGTCTGATTGCATCACAGGACTGACATGACAGCCTGTCACTGCTGCATACTTTGCAGAGCCGTCTAAAGCTGCCGATGCAGAAAATGGCTCCTCTGCATAAGAACGTAcgctgtacgtgcttggcaggcaagggttaaggctcaattaattataatattgaagtttttgggtttttttttaaatagaaaatgacTGATCATAACAGAGctggtaaataaaatatgaagtagGATTTGAAAATAAGCTtgtacagtataaaaattaatttgccaaATCACATGAATAAGGTAACTTTTTTTTAGACTAGTCTGCATTTGTGAATTTTGTTGACTTAGCCAAcaatatttgggaaaaaaaaagttcatttgcatttttggaaaaaagtttCTTTGAAATTTTGCCtggctgtacattttttttattttctaatggtTAATGCtggtattattttgttttgttaaaggtCTCCTTTGCTCGCCCAAGTTCAGAATCCATTAAAGATGCAAATTTGTACATCAGTGGGCTCCCAAGGACAATGACGCAGAAAGATGTAGAAGATATGTTTTTACCATTTGGGCACATTATCAATTCACGAGTGCTGGTTGATCAAGCAACAGGTAATACCAGGTTTACTGTGTAGCCAGCTGTATGTCCATGTACTTTCCCTTTTAAAATgatctctttggggcaaattcactaagattcgtagttgcgccaggcgaaacttcgccgcacttcgccacacttcgccaggcgtagtttcgccagcgcttcgcaaattcactaaaatccgaagttgctctcaggggtagcgtaaggttgcgaagttgcactagcgttgattcgctaagtaaagcaaagttacgctagcgaaggctaatttgcatacggcgcgaaattcaaatttcaatggaggaataggTATCAGcattacaaatgcctagaaaaccttcaaatcatcaaatataaaatttattttgccctacacatgtgcccactgtctacgtaagttgccatgagtcaggaaatgtagggtggaaggaggggagccccaaaaaatgtttcgatctttttcagcctcacccataatgtagaaaacacgccagtgttttttgggacttagaaaaatttttgacttttttttaaacaatccctatctactctattgcgcttcaccaggtctgaggtggtgaaggaagtctagcgtaaaaggtagcgttcagtacactgcacgcattagtgaatttgcgtagttacgtcgctagcgaaacttcgccaggcgtaagggtgcgaagtaacactagcgaaactacgccagcgttcgttagtgaatttgcgcagtaacgaaaatgacaaacgctagcgaagtaacgctagcgaagtaacgctagtgttcgtcgcttagtggatttgcccctttgtgttacGGAAATATTAAGAGTTGAatgcatatattttcttttttccttgttCTGCTAGTAAGATAATGGCCTTGCTTATTGTTAAAGCCTTTGTCGGGCTGTCTACAATCTTCAGTCTCACATAGTGTTATATTAAATATGCTACCAAGAATCCAGCCAACCTAAAAACCAACCCTATACACAATTATGTCGAGAGAGATTTGTTTAACCTTTTTAAAGGGACCTTGTACAGACTTTTCAGTGCCACAATGCTAAAATGCAGACCTTATGGGTACAACCAGGCAGTGGAATCCGTTAACTCTTGCACGTAGGTGCTCTCAAACCTGAATCTCAAACATGCGTGCTAGTCTGTAGTGACTCTTTCATGCGATCCACCACAAGGGAGGTGTCTCACTAGACACcagaaaaacacacaaaacaacCCTTTCTTTATTATTTCAGGTTTGTCCCGGGGTGTTGCATTTATACGTTTTGATAAAAGATCAGAAGCTGAAGAGGCCATTGCCAGTTTCAATGGGCACAAACCACCTGGATCTTCAGAGCCTATTACAGTAAAATTTGCTGCCAATCCAAATCAGAACAAGAATGTGGCCCTCCTTTCCCAGATTTGTCATTCCCCAGCTCGACGATTTGGAGGGCCTGTTCATCACCAGGCACAAAGGTTCAGGTGAAGTAACAATTGTGCTTTTAAATGAGAATTTGTTTGCCGTAATTGAGGGGTTTGCTCCGATAGAAATCAATCGGGCATGCGtagtaggcacctctttgagtTCTTCATagtcagagagagagaagagctCAGGAACAATGAGCTGAAGTTAAGACTCCTGTTTCCACAATGTCTTTATGCTTCTATTTTTGTATCAGGCCTGTTAATTGAAGAACATGCAAAACAGTGTGGGAATTAATTGAATGATCATTGTCTACCAATACTTTGGCTGGAACATACATATGTGCTTATTTGCACCATAGCATTTTCCCATAGCAATCGAGTTCTTTGATTTCATAACTTGTAGTAGGCATTTTAAAGCCAAAGTTTATATTGTTGATTGCAATTAAGGACCTATGTTGGTAAATAAGCCCTACAATATTTCAGTGGCATGAGTAGTCTTGAACACAGGATTGAACTGTAAGCACTGTGACAACGTGCTATCAGtttaattctatacatagaaATGGGATatgatggtttgttttttttaattaagttttttttggtagcAGAAAGTaatggtgctccaaattacaggaagtcttTGTTTTTGAGGTGCACCAATAACCCTTACTTTGCTTTTAAATGAAGCATCTGCTTGTAATAGCAGGTCATTACATTctccataaaaaaaacagcatcaatTAATTCACAATGAATGCACAGAAAATCCACCACACGGGAACAACCATAATAAATACCTGTGTTTTAAGGTTAATCACAATTGGTGGGAGTCAAACCACTTTGGGTTAATACAGGTGGGCGTTTTGCTCTACAGCAGTGGAGCATAGACTGAAACACAGGCTGTTCTTCCATACAATGTGTGTTGCTGtccacctgcgttcggcacttgGATGTGCCTTTGGCAGTGCAGCATTAAAAGGAAAAACTGTGTTTTgttctgcgctcccctgtggtGGAACACAGGAAAATTGACCATAGGAGAATGCCCATCTGTATGAGCCCTTGGGGgtggggtgttatttattaacgtTTGCTTTTTTTCCTCCCTACAAATAGTGAATTTGAATGATTATTTAAAAACTGAATATTCTTTAGCACGTAGACCTATTAAAAATGAATTCTAGACAGTTTTATTAGATatgacatatataatatatatatcatcatttttAAGAAATGATCGTCTGACACATGTCTGAGTTAGGGTGCAGACTATTACTATACAGGGTATTCCTCTTTTATTCAATGCCCAGTAAGTTGCGGTAAATATAAAAACCAACCAAAAAGCAAAATCACTAAAGCATCTCCAGTCTTAAAGAGCTCTTACAAATGAATACTATTTGTGCTATTTAGTGAATTAACGCCCCAGTCTCTGTTATGGTAAATGTCTTACAAATGTCATTTATCGGATAtacatagcagtaatattttccCTATGATCAAACTTAGTTATATCATGGCAACACATTGAGTGACCGCAACAAAACAAAgctacatatacatgtatatgtacaGTACTGTAAATGTTTTAAGAGAATGTTAAAATcaccaaacagaaaaaaaatattgtgtgatTTCATAACTTGTAGTAGGCATTTTAAAGCCAAAGTTTATATTGTTGATTGCAATTAAGGACCtgatgatggtttttttttttttttttttatgatggtttgtttttttttttttagtttttttttaattaagttttttttggtagcAGAAAGTaatggtgctccaaattacaggaagtcttTGTTTTTGAGGTGCACCAATAACCCTTACTTTGCTTTTAAATGAAGCATCTGCTTGTAATAGCAGGTCATTACATTctccataaaaaaaacagcatcaatTAATTCACAAACATCATTTCTATTGGGTTAGACCCACTGTAAATATTCGTGGGGCTCAACACCGTGTCTGGTTAGTTCTACCAAGTTCTGCAATCTGATATAAGCAAATGCATatgaaaccactttcattttagAATATTTTACTTTGGCAAGAAGACGGGAAAGTGAAATATTTCAAATGTCACTTGTTAACATGACAAACATTTGCTCGTCAATAAAGCCTTTCCGATACATTTTGGTTCTCAAactatttaattataatttctaCTGTAGAATCCCTCCCAGCTATTTCAGTTCATAGGTGCATGTTTCCACATTACTCTCTAGTAGCAAAGTGCATTGTAATTATAACTTTagttataattttataaaatcggaagtggtaaatttttaaaggagaactaaaccttaaaaattaatttggctgaaaatgtatatattaaacttgcttaaccagcctaaaggttcagcatctctagaGTAGTATTAATCTAGGCAAGTTTTTACAATAGTttcccatcttgaattttgtCAGGAGTGTCTGCAGACAAATagcacaatataaaaaatgttttcaatatagttagctaaaaatgtaatgtgtaaagactGGAGTAAGCagttgtctaacataatagtcagaacagtACTTCCTCCTTTGCAGATCTCTAACCGGTTACCTGTCTGTTACTGATGATTGACTTTAAGGttggccatatgggacataactgttcatttagtttgcttttgaatctgacctaaaTTCTAAGTTCTAAAAGCAAaccaactgaacagttatgtcccatgtgccccccccccttaaagtcaatgaCTAAGacttagagagctgcaaaggaggaagttgtCTTTTAGCCGTTATGTTAGACCTcattcactccagcttttatagattactattttggctaactatatctgaatttttttctttttaattttgtacAGCTTATTTAACCGGTTTTATATATACACTAAGCTGTTCCTTTACTTTGTTTAGAAATGTATAGATCtacatattttataacatttatttgctttattaactgtttttcttttttctgttctgcATTTTTGACAGGTTTTCTCCAATGGGTGTAGATCACATGAGCAGCATATCTAGTGTAAATGTTGCAAGCAGTGCGACTTCTGGTTGGTGCATATTTGTCTACAATCTTGGCCAAGATGCTGATGAAGGAATTCTTTGGCAAATGTTTGGCCCTTTTGGAGCTGTCACTAATGTCAAGGTTATTCGTGATTTTAACACCAACAAATGTAAAGGTTTTGGTTTTGTGACCATGACAAACTATGAAGAAGCAGCAATGGCTATTGCAAGTCTTAATGGCTACCGTTTAGGGGACAAAACCTTACAAGTTTCCTTCAAAACCAGCAAGTCACACAAATAACTTGCTCTTAAAATTTTGTATGTAATAGAGAAATTATGATCTGCTAAGTTGGGGTAGgggaatccatttttttttctgttcgtGTACTCATTGCGCCAATTTTCAAGTGTGTTTTGTCttatcaaaattaattttttttttatactctggGGATGCAACTTACTTGTTCAAATGTTTGACAAACCCCATTGTGTTAGACCAATTTTAAGTTCATTAAGTTATTTACTTtaagtatacaaataaaatatagatagTTTTGACTAAATTATGCCCTACAGATGGTAAATTGAAGCATGCTTAAACCttgaagatgttttttaaaaaattcttgctCTGTAGGTTTTCTTTATTCCagacaatggatttttttttctttttttcctttaatacaagTAGGATGTCTTTTTTTCCATGGTTTACCCTGTCTTATAGACTTTAAAGCATTGAGTTTAGAACTACCCTAGAGCCAACATAGATCATTTTAGACTTCATAAAGTGAAGATCATTAATAGCAGCATGTCTATTTATTATATGTGCAATCCCATGTAAGACATGACTGACTGTGATTAGTCTTAAGTAGTCAAGTACCCTTTgtcttttcctttaagaaaatacatttatgttttggttttaaatgaaggtttatgttGGCATGTGTGGAAATGTGACTGCTTAGACTCTACCTTGCCCATATTTTGTTGGTTGTTGGGATTGTAAATACCAATTAAGTCCAAAGTAAAAACACCTTCTGCCAGCTTCCCCCCCCATCTCATTCAGGTTCTGCTAAATGAAAACAATgtataaaggagaacaaaagatGAGATCTCCACAAGCATCATTTaaactgtaaatattatatatattacaattggATTAATCTGGCTGAATAATATTTTCGTTTATTCTATTGCTCCTTTATGGGACCCTATTTCTAAGAGAGAATAACTGctcaatctatttttttttttttttttttttgcaattttgaattcttctttatttttttgttatattttcattagccCATAGAATATTCGGGATGGACCAAAAAGTTCATAACACAATCTATTCCAATACTATATTAAAGTCCAAGTAGAGCATTCATGTATCTATTCTTGATTGATTTTATGTGGCATGTAATGTTTGCCTTGTGGTACAtcgtaaattaatttaaataagcaTCCAGTTATTATATAAAGTATCATTTGGATTAATATAGATTCCTTGTTCATTAAACATTTGAGCATTGCTTAGTTTTTCCTTTGCATCCCGTTATggccttgtttttttatatagtttttgatatagttttttttttttaacagtaaaaaCAGCAGAAcctattttcaaattaaatattaagTTTGATTCctagtttaaaaaaatctaacacTCTTCCCAAATATCAGTTTTGTTTATGttgattttgtttcttttgttttttttgtgttttgttttgtttgttttacttttgcatttatcattaaatttgattttgttttgctcaacttttggttttgtttttttttttttgttttgttttgttttttttctttcttttaagtaATTTGCTGCCTAGGGCATTGAGTTCATTCCTTTTAATAGGTTTTATATACATTTCAAATATCTTGCTAATAGAGGTCCtaacattttaatgataaataatttgTGCTATTGGAATAAATGTgagttctttttacatttaattttgatttgtttttcccTTGAACTTTATTGTAGCAACACAAACACCACTACAAATATCTTGCTAAACTTTTCATTGTCAGCATTTTCAGTGAGTAATGGAAGCATCCGAAACTGGAGACTCATTGCATGAAGTCCTGGCCCCTGAATACCCTGCATTGTAgagatatttttattcttttctccAACTTGCCTTTCAGCCTATCATTCAGCTTACTATCTGATTGCCAGGCACCGTGATCATAGTAACTATATAAGGATTAATAATCAAGACTCAAGGAAAGAtgccaggtacaggtatgggctctatAATCTgaaatgcttggcacctgggtttttccattacaccttaagtctgcttaaaaacactttattattaaataaaaccataAGGGTACATTTTGCCACTTATATGAATCCTTTTCTCTGCTATTATTacaacagagaaacaggaaataattttaaaacaaattagaattatttgcttaaaatggatgctacgggagatagccttcctgtaatgaACACCAATCCGGGTTTCCacataagagatcccatacctgtataaggactTAAATGTAGCTTTGTCAGCCCTTTTTACTTTAGTTATTCATTTATTACACATGGAGTGGCCTAGTTTATTGTTTGCAGTCCATAGTTTTCCATAATCATTATATGTCTGGATAACTCTAAGGTGCCTATTTATTGTGGTGTaaaaaaattttaagaaaaaaatcactggtgattttacccatagcaaccaatcatatcttcattttttgtttcaaaatgtaattgcatattggttgctatgggcaacatctctggTGGTTTCCtctacacagcttgataaatatgtcccttaatgtATTTCAAGCTCTCTTCAAGCATTTTGTTTTATACTGTCTTTACAGCCAATCTTcagttttaatatttacatataataggTTTCAGCATTTACTGTAACTATTATAATTAACATTGAGTAACTACGGGAGCAGAATTCACACTTGCTCAATCACTAGTATACATAACCTTTACAACTTTAAAGTTATTAGtatgagctagtcagcgacttgaagtctctgattggttactgtctggtaaccagtcagtgtaaaccaagagagctgaacagctggaagtagtattctggctattatgttacacacccagtcactccagcctttatacattacatttttggctaactaactatattagaaacattatttattttgcacagcctatcttttttcccagtttttatttttacactgaacaattcctttaagtaatgCCCAATGTTTAAGGCTAAAGCTCTCAGAACAAATGTTGCCATAGCGATTATCCTGATACTTGCAACACACAAAATGTGTTTCTACAGTTATGTGAAAGTATAGCAACACCTACACCTGTATATAACTGGTTATGTTTAAAGGATGATTTCAATTACCTGCTTCTTAAAATAGACAGTTCCTTACTGtgttaaatgtaattgtaattccCGAAGGTAGAACGTTTTGCATCTAATGTAGACATCTATTTGGCAATTTTCTGTGTGGTCTAACTTCTTCTAAGTATATTTTCTCCAATCTTTTCTATAATTTAGCATGGTTTCCCTGGgaaaagattacatttttctcAGGTATTTTGtcctggtgactttttttttcctggaaaagtcGGAGAAGGCAAGGCCAAACTTCCCATTTGCTAGACCTTTATGCACTACAGGCATGCATTTTGAGCTGTATAACATGGTAGTTCTGGGCTAAGCAGTGGACTACAAACTGTCATGTTTATCAATTTACACATTTGTGTTAACACAACTTCGACAGGGAACACATGCATTATTTCTGCAGATTATAATTCACAATTTCTATCTTTGCTGGATCtacctgattaaaaaaaataaaacttaaattattTGTGCAATAGCTTGGACACCCTGTCAGCCAGTGCAGAATAACATCTGAACTCAGTTCTTGTGGTCTTCCATAGAAATAATTTGTCTTTGGTATTGAGGTATATTTTATTCATGGTTTCTATTACCAAGCCTCTTTAGCTTCCCTTTCTTCACACACTGTGGGACATAAACTATAACAAGGTGGATCTATCATACTGTGAAAATTGAGGCATCCAGTGACGCACAAAATATTGAGCGAAGAGTGGTTTATGTATGCACACATCCTTTAATTTAAATGTCCCACAGTGTGTGAAGAAACTGAATCTAAAAAGAGACTTGCTATTAAAATAAGAACATCCCTTCAATATGTTGCATTATgcatcttccatttttttttggtggagaaAACATTAATACAGTGCATTCATTTTGGTTACTGTACATGTGGCGGAAGCATGCTATTTCTGTGTTCTTTACTGGTGGAGAAATTGTTAGAATATGAACAGTTTTCTGTGCACTTTTAAATAGTGCTTATTTACTTGTGTTATGTTTACAAACACACTTACAAAATCAATCATGTAATTTGACCAGAGGATCCCAGACTTTTATAGTGTAACTTCATTTGAGTATATTTTGCCAAGTCTGGAGCAgactttgcaaaatgtatttcacaAGTTATTAAATTGGCAAAATTGATCAGGTATTCCAAAGTAGTataatgaaattcaaatttgttggT
This region includes:
- the elavl1.L gene encoding ELAV-like protein 1-A isoform X1, translated to MSNGYEDHMDDVCRDDIGRTNLIVNYLPQNMTQDELRSLFSSIGEVESAKLIRDKVAGHSLGYGFVNYLNAKDAERAINTLNGLRLQSKTIKVSFARPSSESIKDANLYISGLPRTMTQKDVEDMFLPFGHIINSRVLVDQATGLSRGVAFIRFDKRSEAEEAIASFNGHKPPGSSEPITVKFAANPNQNKNVALLSQICHSPARRFGGPVHHQAQRFRFSPMGVDHMSSISSVNVASSATSGWCIFVYNLGQDADEGILWQMFGPFGAVTNVKVIRDFNTNKCKGFGFVTMTNYEEAAMAIASLNGYRLGDKTLQVSFKTSKSHK
- the elavl1.L gene encoding ELAV-like protein 1-A, with the translated sequence MSNGYEDHMDDVCRDDIGRTNLIVNYLPQNMTQDELRSLFSSIGEVESAKLIRDKVAGFEMRSSSLSKGHSLGYGFVNYLNAKDAERAINTLNGLRLQSKTIKVSFARPSSESIKDANLYISGLPRTMTQKDVEDMFLPFGHIINSRVLVDQATGLSRGVAFIRFDKRSEAEEAIASFNGHKPPGSSEPITVKFAANPNQNKNVALLSQICHSPARRFGGPVHHQAQRFRFSPMGVDHMSSISSVNVASSATSGWCIFVYNLGQDADEGILWQMFGPFGAVTNVKVIRDFNTNKCKGFGFVTMTNYEEAAMAIASLNGYRLGDKTLQVSFKTSKSHK